The Nitrospira tepida genome includes a window with the following:
- the fliF gene encoding flagellar basal-body MS-ring/collar protein FliF, whose amino-acid sequence MLAKFATLPLTQRFAVMVALAAAIAGLAAVALWTQQPDMQVLFTNLAADDAGSIVDRLKEMKVPYELGAGGTSILVPSAQVHDLRLRLAGQGLPHGGGFGFEIFDRTSLGVSEFVQKVNYRRALQGELARTIAQMPEVERARVHLSIPERRLFNANQERSRASVVLSLRGGQSLGKAQIQGIVHLVASSVEGLQPQDVTIVDGHGRLLSGSSQDEGARLTDSQLEYQRTLEKDIEGRIQTMLEHIVGANKAVVRVSSLLNFRQVETTEERYDPNGQVVRSEQRSQEKSAGTSGLSGGVPGVASNVPPGKDAEPAQTSTNTSQNKNETVNYEISRTVSKIVEPIGTVKKLSAAVLVDGRYEIVKGDAGQAAAEGEAPRKYIPRSEEEMKQIEEIVKKAMGYNAERGDEVQVVNAQFGFGQEEDGGASVEASPDRPTMLRFSTWPRTIPNPPRWSSNSGSTITHRIAP is encoded by the coding sequence ATGCTTGCGAAGTTCGCCACGCTCCCCCTTACGCAGCGGTTCGCCGTCATGGTCGCCCTGGCGGCGGCCATCGCCGGCCTCGCCGCGGTCGCCCTCTGGACCCAACAGCCGGACATGCAGGTGCTGTTCACGAACCTTGCCGCCGATGACGCCGGCTCGATCGTAGACCGACTCAAAGAGATGAAGGTGCCCTACGAACTCGGCGCGGGAGGCACGTCCATCCTGGTGCCCAGCGCGCAGGTCCATGATCTCCGCCTCCGATTGGCCGGGCAGGGCCTGCCTCACGGCGGCGGATTCGGATTCGAGATTTTCGATCGGACATCGTTGGGCGTGTCGGAGTTTGTGCAGAAGGTGAATTACCGGCGGGCGTTGCAGGGGGAATTAGCCCGCACGATCGCCCAGATGCCGGAGGTCGAGCGGGCGCGCGTCCACCTCTCGATTCCCGAGCGGCGCTTGTTCAACGCGAATCAAGAACGGTCCCGCGCGTCCGTGGTGCTGAGCCTGCGTGGCGGGCAGTCTCTGGGCAAAGCGCAGATCCAGGGGATCGTGCATCTGGTGGCGAGCAGCGTGGAGGGGCTCCAACCTCAGGACGTCACGATTGTCGACGGGCATGGGCGGTTGTTGTCCGGATCCTCGCAGGACGAGGGGGCGCGCCTGACGGATTCGCAACTGGAGTATCAGCGGACTCTTGAAAAGGACATCGAAGGCCGAATTCAAACCATGTTGGAGCATATCGTTGGCGCGAATAAAGCGGTGGTCCGCGTCTCCAGCCTGTTGAACTTCCGCCAGGTCGAAACGACGGAGGAGCGGTACGACCCCAACGGACAGGTCGTGCGAAGCGAACAGCGATCCCAGGAGAAGTCAGCGGGCACGAGCGGCCTATCCGGCGGCGTCCCCGGGGTGGCCTCGAATGTGCCGCCCGGAAAGGATGCGGAACCGGCCCAGACCAGCACGAACACGAGCCAGAACAAGAACGAAACCGTCAACTATGAGATCAGCCGGACGGTCTCCAAGATCGTGGAGCCGATCGGCACCGTCAAGAAACTGTCCGCCGCCGTGCTTGTGGACGGCCGCTATGAAATCGTCAAGGGCGATGCCGGCCAGGCTGCGGCCGAAGGGGAGGCGCCGAGGAAATACATCCCGCGCTCCGAAGAGGAGATGAAGCAGATCGAGGAGATCGTGAAGAAAGCAATGGGGTACAACGCGGAACGGGGCGACGAGGTGCAGGTGGTGAACGCGCAGTTCGGGTTCGGCCAGGAGGAGGACGGGGGCGCCAGCGTCGAGGCCTCCCCGGATCGTCCAACCATGCTCAGATTCTCGACATGGCCAAGAACAATCCCGAATCCACCGCGTTGGTCGTCAAACAGTGGCTCAACAATAACGCATAGGATCGCCCCATGA
- the fliE gene encoding flagellar hook-basal body complex protein FliE: MDPTTIHGIAPSNLQEVATPSGQAGRGGSQFLDSLKSAISQVNDVQLEAGRAVDALMTGQTENVHQTMVALQKADASFQLMMQVRNKLVAAYEEINRMQI, translated from the coding sequence ATGGATCCGACCACGATTCACGGCATCGCTCCGTCGAACCTCCAAGAGGTGGCCACGCCGTCTGGACAGGCCGGCCGGGGAGGAAGCCAGTTTCTGGATTCTTTGAAATCGGCGATCAGCCAGGTGAACGACGTGCAACTGGAGGCCGGCCGCGCGGTCGACGCCCTGATGACGGGCCAGACCGAGAATGTCCATCAAACGATGGTCGCCTTGCAGAAGGCCGATGCCTCGTTCCAGTTGATGATGCAGGTCCGCAATAAATTGGTGGCCGCCTACGAAGAAATCAACCGGATGCAGATTTAA
- the flgC gene encoding flagellar basal body rod protein FlgC, which produces MDISESLAPSVSALDAQRRRINVIASNLANAQSTRSANGGPYRRRDVLFQATPVTPPFQRALNRAFAGGQGGNPQGVRVARVIEDYKPGQSIYDPKHPDANDKGYVIMPNVNVMEEMVNMIGASRAYEANVQAINATRAMWNRALDIGR; this is translated from the coding sequence ATGGACATTTCTGAAAGCCTTGCTCCTTCCGTCTCGGCGCTCGATGCGCAGCGCCGGCGCATCAACGTCATCGCGAGCAATCTCGCCAACGCGCAGTCGACCCGGTCGGCGAACGGCGGCCCCTACCGCCGGCGGGATGTCCTGTTCCAGGCGACGCCGGTCACCCCTCCGTTCCAGCGGGCGCTGAATCGGGCGTTCGCCGGCGGACAGGGCGGCAATCCCCAAGGCGTGAGGGTCGCGCGCGTCATTGAGGACTACAAGCCCGGTCAATCGATCTACGATCCCAAGCATCCGGACGCGAACGACAAAGGGTACGTCATCATGCCGAACGTGAATGTCATGGAAGAGATGGTCAACATGATCGGAGCGTCCCGGGCCTACGAGGCGAACGTGCAGGCGATTAACGCGACGCGCGCAATGTGGAACCGGGCGCTTGATATTGGTCGATAA
- the flgB gene encoding flagellar basal body rod protein FlgB produces MTIFDKTMRLIERTLDLRAARHQVIVSNIANEETPGYRSKDMRFQDALASAVQGRPGVSLIATHGRHLGVRGDAMARTAGRVVETGEGDLPLDANTVNLEIEMAKLSDNAMHYNTAATIMGARLRQLLGAIREGR; encoded by the coding sequence ATGACCATTTTCGACAAGACCATGCGGTTGATCGAGCGGACCTTGGATTTGCGGGCGGCCCGACATCAGGTCATCGTCTCCAATATCGCGAATGAGGAAACGCCGGGCTATCGGTCGAAAGACATGCGGTTTCAGGATGCCCTCGCGTCGGCGGTCCAAGGCCGGCCGGGAGTCTCCCTGATTGCCACCCACGGGCGGCACCTCGGTGTCCGCGGCGACGCGATGGCCCGCACGGCCGGCCGGGTGGTGGAAACCGGCGAAGGCGATCTACCGCTCGATGCCAACACGGTCAATTTGGAAATCGAGATGGCCAAGCTGTCGGATAATGCCATGCATTACAACACTGCGGCGACGATCATGGGTGCACGGTTACGGCAACTGCTGGGGGCCATCAGGGAAGGACGCTGA
- a CDS encoding sigma-54-dependent transcriptional regulator: MLTSPAEEAALTATRTVLVVDDEPAMRTALTESLRRRGYVVLQAVDGRDALDRLDDAKPWLVLTDMKMPKLGGIALVREIKKRTPQTHVVVMTAFGSVETAVEAIKLGASDFLLKPFATDVLERVVSGLPGAGRDVTAPEGSRLASARPILSDDPAMRRLLKQVESVALSQATILIAGESGTGKELLARFIHSRSPRAQRPFVAVNCAALPDGLLESELFGHERGAFTGAIIRKLGKFELAHQGTILLDEISEMALPLQAKLLRVLQEREVDRIGGIAPVSVNIRVIATTNRPLDREVEQGRFREDLYYRLNVFPVTLPPLRERRADIPLLARHFVQLAASRNGVPAPLLSEAAEQELVKRTWKGNIRELENVVERAVLLAVDRVIEPMHIPIEPNSLSSPAQAPAVHPVSRVEIAPAGSLRDMERELIVGTLAQVNHNRTKAARQLGISVRTLRNKLREYRETGGEFCGNRIVGGR; the protein is encoded by the coding sequence ATGTTGACAAGTCCCGCCGAAGAGGCTGCGCTCACAGCCACCCGCACGGTCCTGGTCGTGGACGACGAACCGGCGATGCGGACCGCGCTGACGGAATCCCTGCGCCGTCGAGGCTATGTGGTGTTGCAGGCTGTGGACGGGCGCGACGCGCTGGACCGGTTGGACGACGCCAAGCCCTGGCTGGTCCTCACCGATATGAAGATGCCGAAGCTGGGCGGCATCGCCCTGGTGCGGGAGATCAAGAAGCGGACGCCGCAGACGCACGTGGTGGTCATGACCGCCTTCGGGTCCGTGGAAACGGCGGTCGAGGCGATCAAGTTGGGCGCCAGCGATTTCTTGTTGAAGCCCTTTGCAACGGACGTGCTGGAGCGGGTGGTGTCGGGGCTTCCGGGAGCGGGACGGGACGTGACGGCGCCGGAGGGGTCACGGTTGGCCTCTGCGCGGCCGATCCTGAGCGACGATCCGGCAATGCGGCGGTTGTTGAAGCAAGTGGAGAGCGTGGCGCTCTCCCAGGCGACGATCCTGATCGCGGGAGAGAGTGGAACAGGCAAGGAACTTCTCGCCCGATTCATTCATAGCCGCAGCCCCCGCGCGCAGCGGCCGTTCGTGGCGGTGAATTGCGCGGCCCTGCCGGACGGGCTCTTGGAGAGCGAACTCTTCGGCCATGAACGGGGCGCGTTTACAGGGGCGATCATTCGGAAGCTCGGGAAGTTCGAACTGGCTCATCAGGGGACGATCCTGCTCGATGAAATCAGCGAAATGGCCCTGCCGTTGCAGGCCAAGCTGTTGCGCGTGTTGCAGGAACGGGAGGTCGATCGCATCGGCGGGATCGCTCCCGTGTCGGTCAACATCCGCGTGATTGCGACCACGAACCGCCCGCTGGATCGGGAGGTCGAGCAGGGACGATTCAGGGAAGATCTCTACTATCGGTTGAATGTGTTCCCCGTCACGTTGCCGCCGTTGCGGGAACGGCGCGCCGACATTCCCTTGCTGGCCCGGCACTTCGTGCAATTGGCCGCGTCGCGCAACGGCGTGCCCGCGCCGTTGTTGTCAGAGGCGGCGGAACAAGAACTGGTCAAGCGGACGTGGAAAGGCAATATCCGCGAGCTTGAGAACGTGGTCGAACGGGCCGTGCTGCTGGCGGTCGATAGAGTGATCGAGCCCATGCACATTCCGATTGAGCCGAATTCACTGTCCAGCCCCGCTCAAGCACCGGCTGTTCATCCGGTCAGCCGGGTGGAGATCGCGCCCGCCGGGTCCCTTCGCGACATGGAGCGGGAATTGATCGTCGGCACGCTGGCCCAAGTGAATCACAACCGGACCAAGGCCGCCAGGCAGTTGGGGATCAGTGTCAGGACCCTGCGCAACAAGCTGCGGGAGTATCGAGAGACCGGGGGAGAGTTCTGCGGGAATAGGATAGTTGGCGGCCGGTAG
- a CDS encoding two-component system sensor histidine kinase NtrB produces the protein MDQAVSTEPVGAELLQEAFRSFGAATAALEQSYRALQAKVERLDLELADRNEALRLNLLKNEAMCGELQAILESLSTGVLVANQQGTIHRCNRATTRLLGIGPDGILGRELEPFLAEQGLDGHRDVLQHPFQGASPYPLVTKTGALITIARTSAHRDGGQAAGTVVLLHDITDLHRLEERLHRRDRLASMGEMVGRIAHEIRNPLGSVELFASMLRQDLEQDPILRSYTEHISLAVQAMDRLLSNLLTYTRPAKPNKAWQATDGLVGESLTLAAHVLNRSHVTTAVDLKEAPPNLWCDAMQMRQVLVNLILNAVEAMPDGGTLTITVSEHARSSRDQPVVHLAVRDTGTGIEPTHLSRLFDPFFTTREDGTGLGLAIVHALVEGHGGRVEVESEPKQGTVFTVVLPQEIRALSAQARRSIRPIGLREASRTC, from the coding sequence ATGGATCAGGCGGTCTCGACAGAGCCGGTCGGAGCTGAGCTGCTTCAAGAAGCCTTCCGCAGTTTCGGAGCGGCTACCGCGGCGCTGGAACAGTCCTATCGGGCGCTCCAGGCCAAGGTCGAGCGATTGGATCTCGAACTGGCCGATCGAAACGAAGCGTTACGCCTCAACCTCCTCAAGAACGAGGCCATGTGCGGCGAACTTCAGGCCATTCTGGAATCGTTGTCCACCGGCGTGCTGGTCGCGAACCAGCAGGGGACGATTCATCGCTGCAATCGGGCGACGACGCGGCTGTTGGGCATTGGGCCGGACGGGATTCTCGGGCGCGAGTTGGAGCCGTTCCTCGCGGAGCAAGGGCTCGATGGACATCGGGACGTCTTGCAGCATCCTTTTCAGGGCGCCTCGCCGTATCCCTTGGTCACGAAGACGGGAGCGTTGATCACGATCGCGCGAACCTCGGCCCACCGGGACGGCGGGCAGGCGGCGGGCACGGTGGTTCTGCTGCACGACATCACGGACCTGCATCGGCTGGAGGAACGGTTGCATCGGCGGGACCGGCTGGCCTCCATGGGGGAGATGGTCGGCCGGATCGCGCACGAGATCCGCAACCCGCTGGGGAGCGTCGAATTGTTTGCCTCGATGTTGCGGCAGGACCTGGAGCAGGATCCGATCCTGCGCTCCTATACGGAGCATATCTCCCTCGCGGTGCAGGCCATGGATCGGCTGTTGTCCAATCTCTTGACCTACACCAGGCCGGCGAAGCCGAACAAGGCCTGGCAGGCGACCGACGGGCTGGTGGGCGAGTCGCTGACCTTGGCGGCGCATGTCCTGAACCGGTCGCACGTGACGACGGCCGTGGATCTGAAGGAAGCGCCGCCCAATCTCTGGTGCGACGCGATGCAGATGCGCCAGGTGCTCGTGAATCTGATTCTGAACGCAGTCGAGGCCATGCCGGACGGGGGCACCCTGACGATCACGGTGAGCGAGCATGCCCGCTCATCGCGGGACCAACCGGTGGTCCACCTGGCGGTCAGGGATACGGGGACGGGCATCGAGCCCACGCACCTCTCCCGGTTGTTCGATCCCTTTTTTACGACCCGCGAGGACGGCACCGGTCTGGGGCTGGCCATCGTGCACGCTCTGGTGGAAGGGCATGGAGGACGGGTGGAAGTGGAGAGCGAGCCCAAGCAGGGCACCGTCTTCACCGTTGTGCTGCCGCAAGAGATTCGGGCATTGAGTGCGCAGGCCCGTCGCAGCATCAGGCCGATCGGCCTGCGGGAGGCCTCGCGCACATGTTGA
- a CDS encoding tetratricopeptide repeat protein translates to MRMPLTIASLSVLLIAIVPFPYVCVRSASAAGSDGLADQVRPEPVQKSGSRTALAWSDLPDPGPCAEPHLTEAADLHLARALSFFDRGEWDAAHLAFRQAAEQFPGPTVVPMARAFLAEILVRQDRTTQRRLDAVQAYVELIRDFPESANAQRARWRIGDLYRELGWTAESQAAYQRAVAESMNARDAARAFLGLGMTWLAAQEWKQALHAFQQVRAGTEQEMLVQWATLGAAAAQYGAGRLPEAASLYESAMRRWPDLVRACPSCLLELADIEQGQGRAATARQLWSSFVNLYPRDERAPSALLQWADSLHQSRRFSASEMLYRTVIARFPDAPEADRARLRLTEAGKALAMQAGDRALALEVQSGFGVHPPLPVAPEERAQILRAISQQQPLDSLGSEALVRLGEHFQAQGKEEEAVRHFLSACRRDGVVSGDPWPGAARRRLAELAQPALEEALRSADDWRVVVAFHRADGCVDWLALEEDLVLRGADAHRRLGFSAGAVELYQQVLHRQAGSRRRQEALIGLGRAYLDQDDPGAARRVFERYQLENPLGPYRMEALRYLAEAWTRLGNARSVVKVCRRWLKLHDAQPTQDAQYNEMLLQLADAQASLGAHAEAAATLDLAERVGAIADLTTVLQFARVLAQAGRITAAAARYGDVVRLAPASDEADLARFQLSRLWLTQRQYAEAVLIADKGRTAVRNKIVRRAMALVTATAKTEQGRKGETHHGSGGLDRAGRS, encoded by the coding sequence ATGCGAATGCCACTGACCATTGCCTCCCTGTCGGTCCTCCTCATCGCAATCGTCCCGTTCCCTTATGTCTGTGTCCGCTCCGCCTCTGCCGCTGGGTCGGACGGTTTGGCTGATCAGGTTCGACCCGAACCGGTCCAGAAATCCGGAAGCCGGACAGCCCTAGCTTGGTCCGACCTGCCCGATCCAGGCCCGTGTGCGGAACCTCATCTGACAGAGGCGGCCGACCTGCACCTGGCCCGCGCCCTGTCATTTTTTGACCGCGGCGAGTGGGATGCCGCGCATCTGGCCTTCCGTCAAGCTGCGGAACAGTTTCCCGGTCCGACAGTCGTCCCGATGGCGCGCGCGTTTCTTGCGGAGATCCTCGTCCGTCAAGATCGGACAACCCAACGTCGGCTGGACGCGGTTCAGGCCTATGTCGAATTGATCCGTGACTTTCCGGAATCCGCCAATGCCCAGCGGGCCCGTTGGCGGATCGGCGATCTTTACCGGGAGCTGGGATGGACAGCCGAATCGCAAGCGGCCTACCAGCGCGCGGTGGCGGAATCGATGAATGCCAGGGATGCGGCGCGGGCCTTCCTGGGATTGGGCATGACATGGCTGGCGGCGCAGGAATGGAAACAGGCCCTCCATGCGTTTCAGCAGGTCCGTGCCGGCACCGAACAGGAAATGCTCGTGCAATGGGCGACGCTCGGCGCGGCGGCGGCGCAGTATGGGGCTGGCCGCTTGCCGGAAGCGGCGTCGCTGTATGAGTCCGCCATGAGGCGGTGGCCGGATCTGGTCAGAGCCTGCCCATCCTGTCTGCTGGAACTGGCCGACATCGAACAGGGACAGGGACGGGCAGCAACAGCGCGGCAACTCTGGTCGTCGTTTGTCAATCTGTATCCACGAGACGAGCGGGCGCCGTCTGCCCTGCTGCAATGGGCGGACAGTCTGCATCAGAGCCGCCGGTTCTCGGCGAGCGAAATGCTGTATCGGACGGTGATTGCCCGGTTCCCCGATGCACCGGAAGCGGACCGAGCGCGGTTGCGTCTGACGGAGGCGGGCAAGGCTCTGGCCATGCAGGCCGGTGATCGCGCGCTCGCCTTGGAAGTGCAATCGGGCTTTGGAGTGCATCCGCCGCTGCCGGTGGCGCCCGAAGAGCGGGCCCAGATCCTGAGAGCCATTTCTCAGCAGCAGCCGCTCGACTCGCTCGGAAGCGAGGCATTGGTTCGGCTGGGAGAGCATTTCCAGGCGCAAGGCAAGGAGGAGGAAGCGGTTCGCCATTTCCTATCGGCCTGCCGGCGTGACGGCGTCGTCTCCGGAGATCCCTGGCCGGGGGCGGCGCGCCGGCGCCTGGCCGAGCTGGCACAGCCGGCGCTGGAAGAAGCCCTTCGCTCCGCAGACGATTGGCGCGTCGTGGTGGCCTTTCATCGAGCGGACGGCTGCGTCGATTGGCTGGCCTTGGAGGAGGACCTCGTGCTGCGGGGGGCCGACGCGCACCGTCGTCTGGGTTTCAGCGCTGGGGCGGTTGAACTCTATCAACAGGTGCTGCATCGGCAAGCCGGCTCGCGCCGGCGGCAGGAGGCGCTGATCGGCCTCGGGCGGGCTTATCTCGACCAGGACGATCCGGGCGCCGCCCGGCGAGTTTTTGAGCGATACCAATTGGAGAATCCGCTCGGGCCCTACCGGATGGAAGCGTTGCGGTATCTGGCCGAAGCCTGGACTCGGCTGGGCAACGCCCGCAGTGTCGTCAAGGTCTGCCGACGCTGGCTCAAGCTGCACGACGCCCAGCCGACGCAAGACGCCCAGTACAATGAGATGTTGCTCCAATTGGCCGACGCGCAGGCCTCGCTCGGAGCCCATGCGGAGGCGGCGGCGACCTTGGATCTGGCGGAGCGGGTCGGAGCGATTGCCGACCTCACGACAGTCCTGCAATTCGCGCGCGTGCTGGCGCAAGCCGGCCGCATCACGGCCGCAGCGGCCCGCTATGGCGATGTCGTGCGCCTGGCCCCCGCGTCCGATGAGGCGGATCTCGCCAGGTTCCAACTATCCAGATTGTGGCTGACGCAACGGCAATATGCCGAGGCCGTCTTGATTGCGGACAAGGGCAGGACTGCGGTCAGAAACAAAATCGTCAGGCGGGCGATGGCGCTGGTCACTGCCACCGCCAAAACCGAACAGGGACGAAAAGGAGAGACGCATCATGGATCAGGCGGTCTCGACAGAGCCGGTCGGAGCTGA
- a CDS encoding sigma-54-dependent transcriptional regulator yields MGPLHVLVVEDDPAVRTLIQATLSEEGWTVAAAADGRSAIQRAQDQAVDVLLIDLQLPDMDGVAVIERVAALERGICSIAMTGDGTVERAVRAMRAGAMDFITKPFDPALLSQTLERAARSRQGRRGEAGAGLRPGEPPAYDAPIGTSASMQAVMQVVKRVADSDSTVLIQGESGTGKEVLARMLHARSSRRHGPWIPINCGAIPEQLLESELFGHEKGAFSGAHSARPGRFELAHRGTIFLDEIGELSLPLQVKLLRVIQERRFERVGGTRSIAVDVRLVAATNQDLEQAVRQGRFRKDLYYRLNVIPIMIPPLRERRNDLPLLVAHFVDRFNRLKRASITGLTPDALRALTRYDWPGNIRELENLIERLIVLKREGLIGIEDIPEPVVQRAERPTGPATGLEAETFSFAEGGIDLVREVERYENRLIAEALVQAKGITSKAAKLLRLNRTTLVEKLKRKRLGGKPALTAYEPVRRDESCPLTGPSMI; encoded by the coding sequence ATGGGACCACTGCATGTGTTGGTTGTGGAAGACGACCCCGCCGTTCGGACCTTGATTCAAGCCACGCTCAGCGAGGAAGGATGGACGGTTGCCGCCGCAGCCGACGGACGGTCGGCGATTCAGCGGGCGCAGGACCAAGCCGTCGATGTGCTGTTGATCGACCTTCAACTCCCGGACATGGACGGCGTGGCCGTGATCGAACGGGTCGCCGCGCTGGAGCGGGGGATCTGCAGCATAGCGATGACCGGAGACGGCACCGTCGAGCGGGCCGTGCGCGCGATGCGCGCCGGCGCGATGGACTTCATCACAAAGCCTTTCGACCCGGCGCTGCTCTCGCAGACCTTGGAGCGGGCGGCGCGCTCTCGCCAAGGCCGGCGCGGCGAGGCCGGTGCCGGCCTGCGTCCCGGTGAACCGCCGGCTTATGACGCCCCGATCGGCACCAGTGCATCGATGCAGGCGGTCATGCAGGTGGTCAAGCGCGTCGCCGACAGCGACAGCACAGTCTTGATCCAGGGCGAAAGCGGAACAGGCAAGGAGGTCTTGGCGAGGATGCTCCATGCCCGGAGTTCACGACGTCATGGCCCCTGGATTCCGATCAATTGCGGGGCGATTCCGGAACAGCTCTTGGAATCCGAACTGTTTGGGCACGAGAAGGGGGCCTTCAGCGGCGCGCACAGCGCCCGGCCGGGACGTTTCGAGCTGGCCCATCGAGGGACGATCTTCTTGGACGAAATCGGGGAACTGAGCCTGCCGTTGCAGGTCAAGTTGCTGCGGGTGATTCAGGAACGCCGTTTCGAGCGGGTGGGGGGGACCCGCTCGATCGCCGTCGATGTGCGTCTTGTCGCGGCGACCAACCAGGATCTGGAGCAGGCGGTCCGCCAGGGCCGCTTTCGTAAAGATCTCTACTACCGACTCAACGTCATTCCCATCATGATCCCTCCCTTGCGCGAACGGCGGAATGACCTGCCGTTGTTGGTGGCGCATTTCGTGGACCGCTTCAACCGGCTGAAGCGCGCCTCCATCACCGGGCTGACGCCGGACGCGCTGCGGGCTCTGACGCGGTACGATTGGCCTGGCAACATCCGAGAGCTGGAAAATCTCATCGAGCGGCTTATCGTGCTGAAGCGGGAAGGCCTGATCGGGATCGAGGATATTCCCGAGCCAGTGGTTCAGCGGGCCGAACGACCAACGGGACCTGCCACAGGACTGGAAGCCGAGACCTTCTCATTCGCCGAAGGCGGCATCGATCTCGTGCGGGAAGTCGAACGGTATGAGAATCGATTGATCGCGGAGGCTCTGGTCCAAGCTAAGGGCATCACTAGCAAAGCCGCCAAACTCCTTCGCCTCAATCGCACCACGCTCGTCGAGAAGCTCAAGCGCAAAAGACTCGGGGGAAAGCCCGCGCTCACGGCTTACGAACCCGTCCGTCGCGACGAGTCCTGCCCGTTGACGGGGCCGTCAATGATTTGA